From the genome of Aminivibrio pyruvatiphilus:
AAGGGGAAGGGCCAGGGGAAGAAGGAGGAATGGGCCGGCGAGAAGGGCGAGAATGGGCTCGAACCGGGGTTCTCCGGAGAGGATCATGAAGATCAGCATGAGCAGGGCATACAGTTCGAAAAGAACCACGCCGCCGATCCATTTTCCGAGATTGGTCTTCAGCAGCGGCCTGCCCCGTTCGCGGAAACCGAGACCGAGACGGCGGAATGCATCCTGGATGACAGGCCTGTCGGCGCTCGAAAGATGAATGTCCGTGCGGGTGGAGCCGAAGAGATCATCGGCGATTCTCCGTTCGTCTTCCGTCAGCCGCGCTCCGGCAAGCTTCTCCCGGTTCAGCTTCAGCCGGTAGGACGTTCCCGCAAGCTTTGAAAGGAGCTTCAGGGCGGTTCCCGCCCCCGAGGGCAGCGTCCCGGCCCGTTTCGCCGCCTCCCCGGCAAGGCTGGTTTCCTCTATCGCCAGGATTCCCCTGACGGCCATGCCCAGGATCATGGCGGCAAAAGACTTGTCGTCGGTCGTCATGGTACGGACATACCGGGCAAAACCTGCCTCCACCCCTGCAGGAGGTGAGAAAAGAGGGATGACCGGCCTGGGCGCGGGGTCCTTCCCCCACCGGATCCAGAAAAGGAGCATGACTGCCAGGAGAAGGACCGGCATGGCAAGATGGACCGGCCTGTAGGGGGAACGGCCCCACCGTTCAAGTATGGGCGCAGGCTCGGAAGGCTGGGCGATGATCCCCTTGGGCCAGGAATACACTACGGTGAGCCCCTCACCCGGTGCAAAGGGGGCAGCTGATTCCACG
Proteins encoded in this window:
- a CDS encoding DUF2207 family protein codes for the protein VESAAPFAPGEGLTVVYSWPKGIIAQPSEPAPILERWGRSPYRPVHLAMPVLLLAVMLLFWIRWGKDPAPRPVIPLFSPPAGVEAGFARYVRTMTTDDKSFAAMILGMAVRGILAIEETSLAGEAAKRAGTLPSGAGTALKLLSKLAGTSYRLKLNREKLAGARLTEDERRIADDLFGSTRTDIHLSSADRPVIQDAFRRLGLGFRERGRPLLKTNLGKWIGGVVLFELYALLMLIFMILSGEPRFEPILALLAGPFLLLPLALPLPSGKGSFIAKFFVRVFFPGIFLFVVAGAGFAGASSGLDVDLLSLPGPFLCVGVLLVFKHLLRVRTEEGARLNESIEGLRMFITAAEKHRLEMLSAPSETPQLFETLLPYAFALDAAETWANRFQSVLAAANYTPSWYRGDLNTFTTAAGVAAFTSGFSGAVSSGTRSSGSGGSGSSGGGGGGGGGRGW